CGCGCGTCGTCATGCACGCGGTCGGCGATTTCGCGCCGGTGCTCCACATGCGGAGCTCGTGCGCGGACGACAAGACCGAAGTGGCCTGCACCGATCGCGGCATGCGCGCGGCCGACACCGCGCTCGTCGCGACGCTCGATCCCGGCGCGTACACCGTGTTCGCCGACTCGGTGGAGAAGGGCTCGCGCGGCCGCTTCACGCTCGACGTCGACCTCACCCTCGAGGGCGGAAAGGGCGTCCGCGGCGACGCGTGCGGCGACGCGATCGCGATCACGCCGGAGGACAAGAGCGTCGACGGCGACACGTTCGAGGCGAAGGACGACTTCGCCCCGACGTGCGCGGGGAAGGGCGGGGCGGACATGATGTACCGCTTCGAGCTCCCGGCGCGCTCGCGCGTGACGGCGCGCTTCGACGCGGAGGAGGGGAACCACGTCTTCTTCCTCGCGAAGAGCTGCGCCGACCGCGCGACGGACATCGCCTGCGCCGCCTCGATCGACGAGATGCTGAACCCGGGCGTCTATTACCTCGGCGTCGACGGCCTCGCCCAGGGCCCGTTCGGGCGCTTCTCGTTCAAGCTCCGCGCGAAGGACGTGAGCCTGCAGGAGGCGGCGTGCAAGGCGGTGCCGTCGATCGCGCTCGGTCAGACGATCCGGGGGACGACCGCGGGCGCGCCGGATCGCTTCACCGCGTCGTGCGCGGGCCGCCCCGAGGCCCAGGCGAGCGGCGATCGCGTCTTCAAGCTCACGTTGCCGTCGCCGCAGCGCGTGCAGCTCCTCCTCTCCACCCCGAGCCACGACGGCGTCCTCGCGATCCGCAAGTCGTGCCTCGACCCGCCCGGGATGAAGAACGTCCGCGAGGCCGAGGCCGCGTGCAACAACGACGGCCCCGACACGCGCCACTCCAAGATCGACACGACGCTGCCGGCGGGCACCTACTTCGTCGTCGTCGACGGCCACCAGGGCCGGAACGAAGGGACCTTCACCCTCGAGGCCCGCGCGATGCCGCCGAAATGAGAACGACGTCACCATGTGCGTCGGCGAGCGGGGTGCAGGGGCGCAGCCCCTGCGTTGAGGAGCTCAGCCGCGTTTCTTCGCGTATTGGTACGCCGTGTATGCGGCGAGCAGGTGGCAGATCCAGCCGAGCGTGCCGCCCGAGCCGATCCAGAAGCCGGGCGTGATGATGAGCCAGAAGATGCCGCGCAAGAACGCGCCGTTGTAAATCTGCCCGACGCCCGGGACGATGAGGGAGAGAAGGGCCGCGATGCCAGGGTCACGTCGGGTTTTGCTCACGGAGGGGGAACATGGGCCCGCCGCGCCGCCGGCGCAAGTCGCGATGCTGCGGCGCGACCTGATCGCCTGGTACGACGCGTGCCGGCGCGACCTGCCATGGCGCCGCACCCGCGATCCGTGGGCGGTCTGGGTCAGCGAGATCATGCTCCAGCAGACGCGGGTCGAGACGGTGATCCCGTACTTCGAGCGGTTCCTCGCGCGGTTCCCGACCCCGCTCGCGCTCGCGGAGGCGCCCGAGGACCAGGTCCTCGCGGCGTGGAGCGGGCTCGGCTACTACCGCCGCGCGCGGCTGCTCCACGCCGGCGCGAGGGCGGTCGCGGCCGCGCCGATCCCGGATCAGCGCGACGGGCTCCTCGCGCTCCCCGGCATCGGGCGCTACACCGCGGGCGCGATCGCGAGCATCGCGTTCGGACGCGCGGTCGGGCTCGTCGACGGCAACGTCGCGCGTGTCCTCGCGCGGCTCTTCGCGATCGAGGACGACATGAAGCGCGGCGGCATGAAGAAGGCCGAGGCGCTCGCGGACGAGCTCGTTCCGCGCGATCGCCCCGGCGACTGGAACCAGGCGCTGAT
This Labilithrix sp. DNA region includes the following protein-coding sequences:
- the mutY gene encoding A/G-specific adenine glycosylase; the encoded protein is MPGSRRVLLTEGEHGPAAPPAQVAMLRRDLIAWYDACRRDLPWRRTRDPWAVWVSEIMLQQTRVETVIPYFERFLARFPTPLALAEAPEDQVLAAWSGLGYYRRARLLHAGARAVAAAPIPDQRDGLLALPGIGRYTAGAIASIAFGRAVGLVDGNVARVLARLFAIEDDMKRGGMKKAEALADELVPRDRPGDWNQALMELGATVCTPRSPACDRCPVARDCRARAEGKVDRLPVLGEKTKPKPQKLAALVARSGGKVLLARRRSDGLFGGLWEPPMVATAAALKAAFAVRDAKKVGTVVHVLSHRRLTIDVLTASAHEAPAALPDPYEAAGFFDELSLGELGISTLARKVLAAGTC